The window GCGTGGCTATTTTAGTGGTATTGGCTATTGCATTTTTAAGTTTATCGATGCCAATGTTATTCCGTGCTGAAATAGATACTACCTGAATGCCTAATTTTTCAGCCAGCTTATCCAGATTAATCTCAATGCCCTGTTTGGCAGAAAGATCGATCATGTTTAAAGCCAAAATCATCGGGATGCCCAGATCGGCCACCTGCGAATACAAAAGCATGTTGCGCTTAAGATTGGATGCATCGGTAACCAATACAATTACATCGGGATGGCTATTGTTTTTTTGATCGGCCAGCACCTGAAAAACAATGCTTTCATCAGCGCTTTTGGGGTAAAGACTATAAGTTCCGGGCAAATCAATAATTTCAGCATCCTTATCGACTGCAAGTTTGGTAAAACCTGTTTTCTTGTCAACTGTTATACCCGGGAAGTTACCAATTTTCTGATTTAAACCGGTTAAACGGTTAAATAATGTAGATTTACCTGTATTGGGATTACCAACTAATGCAACTTTAATATCCAAACCCAAATATTTATTGAATGATTACCACATCAGCTTCGCTTTTACGCAAACAAAGCTGATAACCAGCAACACGAATGGCCATTGGATCGCCAAGAGGGGCAAAACGTTCAACCTCTACAACCTCGCCCGGCAAGCAGCCCATCTCCATTAACTTTACAGACATATCTAAATCTGTAAAAGCTACAATTGTTCCTTTTTCTCCAACTTTTAGGTGCGACAGTTTCATCTGTGTTTATTTATATTTTATTAGCCAGATAGAGCCTAAAGGGTTCATGTGCTAATCTTGGCGCAAGTTAGCCTTTCTTTAGATTTATTCCAAATAACAAGACTTTTACATTCAGGAAATAATGCAGGGTTTTACGGTATCATGATTAATTTCTTTGACGGCCGCCACCAAAACCACCACCGCCACACCTTCTTCGTTACCGCGGATCCCGTTTCTGCCCCCCATACGGTTCAGCGAATAGGTAAACGCTGTAAAACAAAAAAAGGCCCGAAAAATCGGGCCTTTTAATTCTGATATTGATATTTTTTACATTCTCATGCGTCGGCCTTCCCCACCCTGACCCGGCATTTGCATATCGCCACTCATGTTACGACCACCAATACGGGTTAACGAATAGGTGAACGAGAACATGTAGTAACGTTTTAGAACGTTATAGTTTAAATCGGTAATTGAAGTACCTGATGTAGTTCTCGAAATACCTGTATTCTGATTCAATGCATCATTTACAGAGAATTTAAAGGTAGCCCTATTTTTAAAGAACTGACGACTGATGTATGGGTTAAGAATGGTATATTCCTGGTTGTATAAATCGCCACCACCAAAATTTCTGAAATAATCGATATCCATAGCCAGCCTGATATTGGCTGGAAATACATAGCTTACATTAAAGCTTGGGTTAATGGTGTAATACTGCGTATTTGCCGATTGCTGTGCCGAAAACGTAGAGTTGGTATAGCTACCGGTAATACCACCTGTTAAATCAAATTTATCAACGTTGGTAACCAGCTTATAGCCATTAGATATGGTGTAACTATTGGTCACGTTTTTAACCAGTTGAGTACTTGCGTTAGGCGCAATAAAGTTTACGTTTCTGCTATACGAACCATTACCAGAAATATTTAAGGTAAGCTTCCGCTCAGGCATTAAAGGTAAAGACCAGGTAGCATTGGCATTACCGGCATAAACGCCATTAACGTTAATGTAACTAACCTGCTGAAGGCCGCCAGATATTGGAACAACCGTATTACCGATACTGTTAAAGGTTTGCGTAAGGTTTAATCCAGCAAAGAAGAAACGGCCACTTTCGATATTGAAATTATTGAAGTTAATCCTCAACTGGTTATTAAACGAAGGTTTCAAGTCCGGGTTACCTACATAACGGGTTTGCGAATTTGTATTATCTGGGATAGGCTGAATCTGATCGATACTTGGCTGAGTTGTAGAACCACGATAGTTAATAAATAATCGTTTACGGTTACTGAAATTATACCTGAACTGTGCCGACGGCGTAATGTTAATGAAGTTCTGTGTACGTTTTAACCCTGTGGTTAAATTGGTATTTATCCTATTGGTTTGTTGTGCAGCTAAGCCAATATTCCAGTTGTATTTTTTCTCGGTTGTAGTAAAACTAAAACCAGCTGCATTGGTTAAAGTACGGTTATTATAAATATTCGAGAATGTATTATCTACTAAATCGAATTGAAGGGTAAGGGGATTATAGTTATATACGTCTCTCTGCGAATCGCTGTTTGAATAACCGTTCTGATAATTAAACTCTACGCTTAAGGTTTTATTTAAAGGCTCGGTATATACCACTCTTGTGGTATTGTTTATAGCATGGCTACTGGTATTGTTTAACTGGTTGGTTAACGAATCTCTTTTTACTCCATTTTCAGTAATATGATCTAAACGGTAATTCTGATTGGTACCACTGTTGTCGTTAATACTGGTGTTTACATTAAGCGAAAGGGTACGGCCTCTGCGTTTAAAACTTTTACGGACTAATAAATTATTGCTAACAGCAGGAGTAGCAGCAGTAGTTGTATTTTCCTGACTTCCATCTGTTATACTCGTCACATAATTCCTGTAATATTTGGTTATGCTATTGCCATCGCTTTCTGTATAAGTTACGTTCGGTTGGATTTTAATAGATAATGACGGATCGATTTTTGTATCCACCATAAAATTGAATCGGTGGTTGGTACGGTCGGTTGTATTGTTTAAATTCTGCGTAACATCGGTCGTAATCCCCCCAAAAAGATTTTGGATATGTGAGTCCTGAATGATATCGGCAGTCGATTTATTGAAGAAATAACTGGCCTGAAATTGTGTACCATCTTTGTAAGTGTCGGCAAAGTTTAAACCTGCTGCATTGGTTGTGGTAATACCACCTCCGCCACCACCAGAGTTACCTCCACCGCCGCCGCCAAAACCGCCACGGCCGCCGCCACCTCCACCAAATCCGTTTCCTACGCCACC is drawn from Pedobacter sp. HDW13 and contains these coding sequences:
- a CDS encoding FeoA family protein, which encodes MKLSHLKVGEKGTIVAFTDLDMSVKLMEMGCLPGEVVEVERFAPLGDPMAIRVAGYQLCLRKSEADVVIIQ
- a CDS encoding outer membrane beta-barrel protein, with protein sequence MKKNVQRAIFIVLLFCGYIAQAQNTGAISGKVINAKDKKPVDFATIAVKSLKDSSVVASGQTNPDGSFSFKAIAPGKYRIYSAFLGLKTATKDVEVARAAVNAGEIAMSDDGVDLNTVNVTATIPIVVKKDTLEFDAKSIKVRENAVVEDLLQKVPGVEVAKDGSIKAQGETVTKVKVDGKEFFGNDPLLATKNLPADMVDKIQVIDELSEQAQFTGIDDGTRNKILNITTKNGMKHGYFGNSTVGYGSNDRYDASLNVNKFDDDRQISFIGQFNNVNKQNFGQGGGVGNGFGGGGGGRGGFGGGGGGNSGGGGGGITTTNAAGLNFADTYKDGTQFQASYFFNKSTADIIQDSHIQNLFGGITTDVTQNLNNTTDRTNHRFNFMVDTKIDPSLSIKIQPNVTYTESDGNSITKYYRNYVTSITDGSQENTTTAATPAVSNNLLVRKSFKRRGRTLSLNVNTSINDNSGTNQNYRLDHITENGVKRDSLTNQLNNTSSHAINNTTRVVYTEPLNKTLSVEFNYQNGYSNSDSQRDVYNYNPLTLQFDLVDNTFSNIYNNRTLTNAAGFSFTTTEKKYNWNIGLAAQQTNRINTNLTTGLKRTQNFINITPSAQFRYNFSNRKRLFINYRGSTTQPSIDQIQPIPDNTNSQTRYVGNPDLKPSFNNQLRINFNNFNIESGRFFFAGLNLTQTFNSIGNTVVPISGGLQQVSYINVNGVYAGNANATWSLPLMPERKLTLNISGNGSYSRNVNFIAPNASTQLVKNVTNSYTISNGYKLVTNVDKFDLTGGITGSYTNSTFSAQQSANTQYYTINPSFNVSYVFPANIRLAMDIDYFRNFGGGDLYNQEYTILNPYISRQFFKNRATFKFSVNDALNQNTGISRTTSGTSITDLNYNVLKRYYMFSFTYSLTRIGGRNMSGDMQMPGQGGEGRRMRM